The Actinomadura sp. WMMB 499 genome includes a window with the following:
- a CDS encoding iron ABC transporter permease, translating into MAGVDTTTATGRPAPRARGERGSGVLANGYTRTAGLLLAAVGLVAACTLSLMVGNYPVSPAEALAGLTGTVDGEADRIVRTVRVPRTLTGVLAGIALGIAGAVMQGLTRNPLAGPGILGVNAGASLAVVVAMAALGVTALSGYLWFAFAGAAVSAVFVFFLGSLGGGGATPVKLALAGAAFTAMAGSVTTGITLLDSATLEQYRYWVIGSLTRADTADLLHAAPFLATGVGLAAAVSRGLNMVALGEDMARSLGTRLAATRTLAALSIMLLAGAATAIAGPVAFVGLAVPHIARALTGPDYRWILPWCVLLAPAVLLVADVLGRVLVRPEQVQVGIVTGLVGAPFFLYLVRNRKVAQL; encoded by the coding sequence GTGGCAGGCGTCGACACGACGACGGCCACCGGACGCCCCGCGCCGCGCGCGCGGGGCGAACGCGGCAGCGGGGTGCTGGCGAACGGGTACACCCGGACCGCGGGGCTGCTGCTCGCTGCGGTCGGGCTGGTGGCCGCGTGCACGCTGTCGCTGATGGTCGGGAACTACCCGGTCTCCCCGGCCGAGGCCCTCGCCGGCCTGACGGGGACGGTGGACGGCGAGGCCGACCGGATCGTGCGGACCGTGCGGGTGCCGCGCACCCTCACCGGCGTCCTCGCCGGGATCGCCCTCGGCATCGCGGGCGCGGTCATGCAGGGGCTGACCCGCAACCCGCTGGCGGGCCCGGGCATCCTCGGCGTCAACGCGGGCGCGTCCCTCGCCGTGGTGGTCGCGATGGCCGCGCTCGGGGTGACCGCCCTGAGCGGCTACCTGTGGTTCGCGTTCGCCGGCGCCGCGGTGTCGGCGGTGTTCGTGTTCTTCCTCGGCTCGCTCGGCGGCGGGGGCGCGACACCGGTGAAGCTCGCGCTGGCGGGGGCGGCGTTCACGGCGATGGCCGGGTCGGTGACCACCGGCATCACCCTGCTCGACTCCGCCACGCTGGAGCAGTACCGGTACTGGGTCATCGGCTCGCTCACCCGCGCGGACACCGCCGACCTGCTGCACGCCGCGCCGTTCCTGGCCACCGGGGTCGGCCTGGCCGCGGCCGTGAGCCGCGGCCTCAACATGGTCGCGCTCGGCGAGGACATGGCCCGCAGTCTCGGCACGCGGCTGGCCGCCACGCGGACGCTCGCCGCACTGTCGATCATGCTGCTGGCGGGGGCCGCGACCGCGATCGCCGGGCCCGTCGCGTTCGTCGGCCTCGCCGTCCCGCACATCGCACGCGCCCTCACCGGACCGGACTACCGGTGGATCCTGCCGTGGTGCGTGCTGCTCGCGCCCGCCGTCCTCCTGGTCGCGGACGTGCTCGGCAGGGTGCTCGTCCGGCCCGAGCAGGTGCAGGTCGGCATCGTCACGGGGCTGGTGGGCGCCCCGTTCTTCCTCTACCTGGTCCGCAACCGGAAGGTGGCGCAGCTGTGA
- a CDS encoding ABC transporter substrate-binding protein yields the protein MRSRIGAVFISAGLLAATGCGAPEAEQAAGEGAISRTNCGIEVAVDGPPERIYALYQPGIEMAHALGVSDRLVGTAFLDAVVLPEYADAHAKVEYVPTLPSREAMLETNPDFVLSGYQNVFAEDGSNSVGTRASLRELGVQSWIFSPLCPTGDGRSDLAVDPASVDVEMVYEDLRGLGALLGVEENAEKVIAGLKKRIAAVEQKVAGVEERPTVAIVSPREGGGYRVASGIDFGTWIIERAGGTNVFDDLSKERNMDVGVEELVKRNPDVILSDLCCDTKYTRDDARSEVEAIMDDPALAGVTAVTEKQVHPFLFADRAAGVRAAHSIELVASILHPELFGE from the coding sequence GTGCGCTCCCGTATCGGCGCCGTGTTCATCTCCGCGGGTCTCCTCGCGGCCACCGGCTGCGGCGCCCCCGAGGCGGAACAGGCGGCGGGAGAGGGTGCGATCAGCCGCACCAACTGCGGCATCGAGGTCGCGGTGGACGGCCCGCCGGAGCGGATCTACGCCCTCTACCAGCCCGGCATCGAGATGGCGCACGCGCTGGGCGTCTCCGACCGGCTGGTCGGGACGGCGTTCCTGGACGCCGTGGTGCTGCCGGAGTACGCCGACGCGCACGCGAAGGTCGAGTACGTGCCCACCCTCCCGAGCCGGGAGGCGATGCTGGAGACCAACCCGGACTTCGTCCTGTCCGGCTACCAGAACGTCTTCGCCGAGGACGGCTCCAACTCGGTCGGGACGCGCGCGAGCCTGCGCGAACTCGGTGTGCAGAGCTGGATCTTCAGCCCGCTGTGCCCGACCGGGGACGGACGCTCGGACCTGGCGGTCGACCCGGCCTCGGTCGACGTCGAAATGGTCTACGAAGACCTGCGCGGCCTCGGGGCGCTGCTCGGCGTCGAGGAGAACGCGGAGAAGGTGATCGCCGGCCTGAAGAAGCGGATCGCCGCCGTGGAGCAGAAGGTCGCCGGCGTCGAGGAGCGGCCGACCGTGGCGATCGTCTCGCCGAGAGAGGGCGGCGGCTACCGGGTCGCCAGCGGGATCGACTTCGGCACGTGGATCATCGAGCGGGCGGGCGGCACCAACGTCTTCGACGACCTGAGCAAGGAACGCAACATGGACGTCGGCGTCGAGGAACTGGTCAAGCGGAACCCGGACGTCATCCTCAGCGACCTGTGCTGCGACACGAAGTACACGCGGGACGACGCCCGGAGCGAGGTCGAGGCCATCATGGACGACCCGGCGCTGGCGGGGGTCACGGCGGTCACCGAGAAGCAGGTCCACCCGTTCCTGTTCGCCGACCGGGCGGCCGGTGTCCGGGCCGCGCACAGCATCGAACTCGTCGCGTCGATCCTTCACCCCGAGCTGTTCGGGGAGTGA
- a CDS encoding dihydrofolate reductase family protein, which produces MARELVYTGFMSLDGVLDSPGSETEGHRNGGWVAQTTFVPEAFSLKGEELADTTALMFGRRSYDAFAPIWPGSEDHAAYKDLPKYVVSTTLADDELVDGWGSITVLRSVEDVAALKREEGGAIFIHGSAELARRLGEADLIDRYNLLVFPVLLGGGKGLFGRGDVDKRNLELRESAAYANGVAKLVYDVVR; this is translated from the coding sequence ATGGCTCGAGAGCTGGTCTACACGGGGTTCATGTCGCTCGACGGTGTGCTGGACTCGCCGGGAAGCGAGACCGAGGGGCACCGCAACGGCGGCTGGGTGGCGCAGACCACGTTCGTGCCGGAGGCGTTCTCGCTCAAGGGCGAGGAGCTGGCCGACACGACGGCGCTGATGTTCGGTCGGCGCAGCTACGACGCCTTCGCGCCGATCTGGCCGGGGTCGGAGGACCACGCGGCGTACAAGGACCTTCCCAAGTACGTGGTGTCCACGACGCTCGCCGACGACGAGCTGGTCGACGGCTGGGGGTCGATCACCGTCCTGCGCTCGGTCGAGGACGTCGCGGCACTCAAGCGGGAGGAGGGCGGGGCGATCTTCATTCACGGGAGTGCGGAGCTGGCCCGGCGGCTGGGCGAGGCGGACCTGATCGACCGCTACAACCTGCTGGTCTTCCCCGTGCTGCTCGGAGGCGGCAAGGGCCTGTTCGGCCGGGGGGACGTGGACAAGCGGAATCTGGAGCTCCGGGAGTCCGCCGCCTACGCCAACGGCGTCGCCAAGCTCGTGTACGACGTGGTGCGGTGA
- a CDS encoding DUF3592 domain-containing protein has protein sequence MPAGRGALLSVFKRSAYGLIGVVCLVLGLALAATAVMIGLAIGDAPERFDRRTVAVVAEIVQTGGGGPHGGRTEVEVSYEADGRRITTRLPGASGQGLSTGDRVEVFYRSDEPGRVSTEADEEPLGLGTGIAVIAAVVVMSALPFTACWGLFAVAAGKRKSFLSV, from the coding sequence ATGCCTGCCGGGAGGGGCGCGCTCTTGTCGGTGTTCAAACGCTCGGCGTACGGCTTGATCGGCGTGGTCTGCCTGGTGCTGGGGCTGGCACTCGCGGCGACCGCGGTGATGATCGGGCTGGCGATCGGGGACGCCCCCGAGAGGTTCGACCGCCGGACCGTGGCCGTGGTGGCCGAGATCGTGCAGACGGGTGGTGGCGGGCCGCACGGGGGGCGCACGGAGGTGGAGGTGTCCTACGAGGCCGACGGCAGACGGATCACCACAAGGCTTCCGGGCGCGAGCGGCCAAGGGCTGAGCACCGGAGACAGGGTGGAGGTCTTCTACCGGAGCGACGAGCCCGGCCGGGTCTCGACGGAGGCCGACGAGGAACCGCTCGGGCTCGGGACCGGAATCGCCGTCATCGCCGCCGTCGTGGTCATGAGCGCGTTGCCCTTCACCGCATGCTGGGGTCTCTTCGCCGTCGCGGCGGGCAAGCGGAAGTCCTTCCTCTCCGTCTGA
- a CDS encoding serine/threonine-protein kinase gives MGAGAQGQVVLARHETGGIPVAIKYLAAGLLADATARRTFRSEAEVLRRVVNEHVARLLYFVEWQEGAAIIMEAVPGRSLRRVLDERDAPLQPESALTVLKGSLLGLAAAHGAGVVHRDYKPANVLVQDDGRSKLIDFGIAVLAGRGDKSGTPAYMAPEQWNGDPATSATDVYAATCVFVECITGKKPFEATTIDELRTKHIETRPSLDRVPEELHRLIERGMAKDPSDRMWNALEFVRELEEVAVRTYGPDWERRGLVALGAVAALVGTAVPLTMFGAAVLAPGASGLGAGAGSGAVASGAAGQAASGAGYVQGAATADVVGKAAGSTSKGFLSKLGGGKGIAGIGTAGAGAVIAGWLFWPSPPDTGGVSRGAVHGYFTNPGVLLGSPNMPASETPWMDLKLSVTPARAEAGSRVEFVVQFRARTPSGGAYLPNGQRQCHGEDSNHPDVAREYSFGFGGGYVAQEQNEQAAILALYPSPPANRDDPPKDANAITLPTSRNVTGEAQPYVAAQCAYMSSWTETRTVTLPGPETVPPGRYLVAPSVPARLGDTTLDGQPIPPESAGAVTEGRLPVLEVLEDG, from the coding sequence TTGGGCGCGGGCGCCCAAGGTCAGGTCGTCCTCGCCCGGCACGAGACCGGCGGGATACCCGTCGCCATCAAGTACCTCGCCGCTGGGCTGCTCGCTGATGCCACGGCCAGAAGGACGTTCCGCAGCGAGGCGGAAGTCCTCAGGCGGGTGGTCAATGAGCATGTGGCGCGGCTCCTGTACTTCGTGGAGTGGCAGGAGGGCGCCGCGATCATCATGGAGGCGGTCCCGGGCCGATCGCTCCGCCGCGTCCTCGACGAACGCGATGCGCCCCTGCAACCCGAGTCCGCCCTGACGGTGCTGAAGGGTTCGCTGCTCGGCCTGGCGGCGGCTCACGGGGCCGGTGTCGTCCACCGCGACTACAAGCCCGCGAACGTCCTCGTGCAGGACGACGGCCGGAGCAAGCTGATCGACTTCGGCATCGCCGTCCTCGCGGGGCGCGGGGACAAGAGCGGCACGCCCGCGTACATGGCGCCGGAGCAGTGGAACGGCGACCCCGCGACCTCGGCCACGGACGTCTACGCGGCCACATGCGTGTTCGTCGAGTGCATTACCGGCAAGAAGCCGTTCGAGGCGACGACGATCGACGAACTGCGCACCAAGCACATCGAGACTCGACCGTCGCTCGATCGCGTTCCGGAGGAACTGCACCGTCTGATCGAGCGGGGGATGGCGAAGGATCCGTCCGATCGGATGTGGAACGCGCTCGAGTTCGTGCGGGAACTCGAAGAGGTCGCCGTCCGGACGTACGGGCCCGACTGGGAGCGGCGCGGGCTGGTCGCGCTCGGTGCGGTGGCGGCCCTCGTCGGGACGGCCGTGCCGCTGACCATGTTCGGCGCCGCCGTCCTGGCTCCGGGCGCGTCCGGGCTGGGCGCCGGAGCGGGCTCCGGCGCCGTCGCCTCGGGGGCGGCCGGTCAGGCGGCTTCGGGCGCCGGATACGTCCAGGGTGCCGCGACGGCGGATGTCGTCGGCAAGGCCGCCGGATCGACTTCCAAGGGCTTCCTGTCCAAGCTGGGCGGAGGCAAGGGCATCGCGGGCATCGGAACGGCGGGGGCCGGAGCCGTCATCGCGGGTTGGCTGTTCTGGCCGTCGCCGCCGGACACCGGAGGCGTGAGCCGTGGCGCGGTGCATGGATACTTCACGAACCCTGGAGTTCTCCTTGGCTCGCCGAACATGCCCGCGTCCGAGACGCCGTGGATGGACCTGAAGCTGTCGGTGACACCTGCCAGGGCCGAAGCCGGGTCGCGGGTCGAGTTCGTCGTGCAGTTCCGTGCCAGGACGCCGTCGGGTGGCGCCTACCTCCCCAACGGGCAGCGGCAATGCCACGGGGAGGACTCGAACCACCCGGACGTAGCACGCGAGTACTCCTTCGGGTTCGGCGGCGGCTACGTGGCGCAAGAGCAGAACGAGCAAGCCGCCATCCTGGCGCTCTACCCCTCTCCACCGGCGAATCGTGACGATCCTCCCAAGGACGCGAACGCCATCACCCTGCCCACATCGAGAAACGTGACCGGAGAGGCACAGCCGTACGTCGCCGCCCAGTGTGCCTATATGAGCAGTTGGACGGAGACCCGGACGGTCACACTGCCCGGGCCGGAGACGGTGCCACCGGGCAGGTACCTCGTCGCCCCGTCCGTGCCGGCCCGGTTGGGCGATACCACGCTCGATGGGCAGCCGATCCCTCCCGAGTCGGCCGGGGCTGTGACCGAAGGGCGGTTGCCGGTGCTGGAGGTGTTGGAGGACGGGTGA
- a CDS encoding GntR family transcriptional regulator translates to MVEIVDGPVPKYEQLAALLRQRIAAGEWAPGQAIPSETVLEGEFGLARGTIRKAIATLRTEGVIVTTRGKGSYVKE, encoded by the coding sequence ATGGTGGAGATCGTGGACGGGCCGGTGCCGAAGTACGAGCAGCTCGCCGCGCTTCTACGGCAACGGATCGCGGCCGGCGAGTGGGCGCCGGGGCAGGCGATCCCGTCCGAGACCGTCCTGGAAGGCGAGTTCGGGCTGGCTCGCGGGACGATCCGCAAGGCGATCGCGACGCTTCGCACCGAAGGGGTCATCGTGACCACGCGCGGCAAGGGCTCCTACGTCAAGGAGTAG
- a CDS encoding tyrosine-protein phosphatase codes for MNAPSVLVNLRDVGHLAGAPLYRSAQPYGLAAEALAGLAAELGLRTVIDLRSPAEQTAVPWPPLPDGVRVHSIPIGATATTLETIAEITGPADMARMYARMARGSAAELVTIVRLLSEGPALVHCAAGKDRTGVVIAVVLSLLGIDPQRISEEYALTEAAMPTIRAWALDRRSPSDGPSDGAAFPEAPKALTDTADLSGFPDVLMRAPAETMLAFLAEVGDVHDLLTAHGLTDDDLAALRATFAPAA; via the coding sequence GTGAACGCCCCGTCCGTCCTCGTCAACCTGCGCGACGTCGGCCACCTCGCCGGCGCGCCGCTCTACCGGTCCGCCCAGCCCTACGGCCTCGCCGCCGAAGCCCTCGCCGGCCTCGCCGCCGAACTGGGCCTCCGCACGGTCATCGACCTGCGCTCGCCCGCCGAACAGACCGCCGTCCCGTGGCCGCCGCTCCCCGACGGCGTGCGCGTGCACAGCATCCCGATCGGCGCCACCGCCACGACGCTCGAAACCATCGCCGAGATCACCGGCCCCGCCGACATGGCCCGCATGTACGCGCGCATGGCCCGCGGGTCGGCCGCCGAACTCGTCACGATCGTCCGCCTCCTGAGCGAGGGCCCCGCGCTGGTGCACTGCGCCGCCGGTAAGGACCGGACGGGCGTCGTCATCGCGGTCGTGCTCTCGCTGCTCGGCATCGACCCGCAGCGGATCAGCGAGGAGTACGCCCTGACCGAGGCCGCGATGCCGACGATCCGCGCCTGGGCCCTCGACCGCCGCTCCCCCTCCGACGGCCCCTCCGACGGCGCCGCCTTCCCCGAGGCCCCGAAGGCACTCACCGACACGGCCGACCTCTCCGGCTTCCCGGACGTCCTCATGCGGGCCCCCGCCGAGACGATGCTCGCCTTCCTCGCCGAGGTCGGCGACGTCCACGACCTCCTCACCGCCCACGGGCTGACGGATGACGACCTCGCGGCCCTGCGCGCCACGTTCGCCCCGGCGGCCTGA
- a CDS encoding zinc-binding dehydrogenase has translation MRAVWLTGLGGPEVLVAGEAPDPAPGDGRALVAVEFANITFVETQMRAGGPSPFTVEPPVIPGNGVGGVVTAVGAGADPALVGRRVVSATGGSGGYAELAAVDAAGVFEVPDGLALDDAVALLADGRTATMMLRAAGPRPGERVLVEAAAGGVGTLLVQLAKAAGAVVVAAVGGARKAEVARGLGADEVVDYREPGWTAGVGAVDVVFDGVGGGVAREAFTLLRGGGRMVSFGLASGEWAQVPEGDAAARGVTLVRPEATPEEMRGFTETVLADAARGMVRPLIGQRYPLADAAGAHAAIESRATVGKTLLEVRR, from the coding sequence ATGCGCGCGGTGTGGTTGACGGGGCTGGGCGGGCCCGAGGTGCTCGTCGCGGGGGAGGCGCCCGATCCGGCGCCCGGTGACGGGCGGGCGCTCGTCGCGGTCGAGTTCGCGAACATCACGTTCGTCGAGACGCAGATGCGCGCTGGCGGCCCGTCCCCGTTCACGGTCGAGCCGCCCGTGATCCCCGGGAACGGGGTCGGCGGGGTCGTGACGGCGGTCGGCGCGGGCGCCGATCCCGCCCTGGTCGGGCGGCGCGTGGTGAGCGCCACGGGCGGCTCCGGCGGGTACGCCGAGCTGGCGGCCGTGGACGCGGCGGGCGTGTTCGAGGTGCCGGACGGCCTGGCCCTCGACGACGCCGTGGCCCTGCTGGCCGACGGGCGCACGGCCACGATGATGCTGCGCGCCGCCGGTCCGCGCCCCGGCGAGCGCGTCCTCGTCGAGGCGGCGGCCGGCGGCGTCGGGACGCTCCTGGTCCAGCTCGCGAAGGCCGCCGGGGCGGTCGTCGTCGCGGCGGTGGGCGGCGCCCGCAAGGCCGAGGTCGCGCGCGGGCTCGGGGCCGACGAGGTGGTCGACTACCGCGAGCCCGGCTGGACGGCCGGAGTCGGCGCGGTCGACGTGGTGTTCGACGGCGTCGGCGGCGGTGTCGCCCGCGAGGCGTTCACGCTCCTGCGCGGCGGCGGGCGGATGGTGTCGTTCGGCCTCGCGAGCGGCGAGTGGGCGCAGGTCCCGGAGGGGGACGCCGCCGCGCGCGGCGTGACGCTCGTGCGGCCGGAGGCGACGCCGGAGGAGATGCGCGGCTTCACCGAGACCGTTCTCGCCGACGCCGCGCGGGGGATGGTGCGCCCGCTGATCGGGCAGCGCTACCCCCTGGCGGACGCGGCGGGCGCGCACGCGGCGATCGAGTCGCGCGCGACCGTCGGCAAGACGCTGCTGGAGGTGCGGCGATGA